The genomic stretch TGCAAAAGGTTGCAGCTGAAAGACTGTAATTCGCAGGAAGCCGCGACGAGGGGGGAGCCGTCCCCCCTCCGTCATTTTCGCCCTTTCGCTACAGTTCCAGCTTCACCAGAGTCCCGCTGACCCATCCTTCTTTGTCATTGGCCTCGAAACGGACGCGATACCAGGAACCTCCGCCGGAATCCGCGCTGCGCTCCAGAACGGTGAAACGCTCTCCCCGGCGGGCCCATCCCAAAACATTGGTCGTGTCCAGGGTGTTGGGAGCCGAACGAATCCTGGCGGCGTTGGAGGAAACCATCCCTCCCGTCCCCTTCGGCACCAGGGCAGTCTCTTCCGGAACGGGGTCGGGTAACGAAGGAGGGATTTCCACAATGATCACCTGAGGATCCCCGGAGCCGGCTTCTCCGTCGGGCAGAACGGAAATATCCAGCTTCGGGGCGCGACCTTCCAGGGCGACGGGGCTTGGCGTGGCGGGAACAGACGCGACCGCCAGAGGCTGCTGCAAAGGCGGAGACGACCGGCCGGAAACGTCTTTCGAAGGCATGTCGGGAGTTTCGTCCTTCGACGTCTCGTCTGTCTTCGGGAGGACGTCCGCCGACACCTCCTTTCTGGACTTCAGCGGATCGGGAATTGAACCGGAATTTGTTTCCTCCG from Synergistaceae bacterium encodes the following:
- a CDS encoding SH3 domain-containing protein, whose product is METKTTKQRLDELQDLLQAKYITESEFRAARINVLRESGFDFTFHGPRRKESEIDDGEDEYLEEMEPRGRGCGCFLSLVFLAVVIVLGILLAAPEWPDEFGGQYVRQAREEAVSLWNSFFSPEETNSGSIPDPLKSRKEVSADVLPKTDETSKDETPDMPSKDVSGRSSPPLQQPLAVASVPATPSPVALEGRAPKLDISVLPDGEAGSGDPQVIIVEIPPSLPDPVPEETALVPKGTGGMVSSNAARIRSAPNTLDTTNVLGWARRGERFTVLERSADSGGGSWYRVRFEANDKEGWVSGTLVKLEL